The following proteins are encoded in a genomic region of Brachypodium distachyon strain Bd21 chromosome 1, Brachypodium_distachyon_v3.0, whole genome shotgun sequence:
- the LOC100840098 gene encoding probable inactive purple acid phosphatase 28, translating to MSMSSSCLLSLLLPCLLSFVLLRLPSTLLDPAAAVPRVKRSPPLPLRFRHDGAFKILQVADMHFGNGAATRCRDVAPELGGARCSDLNTTRFLRRLIEAERPDLIVFTGDNIFGSSATDAAESLLRAINPAVEYKVPWAAILGNHDQESTMTRAELMTFLSLMDYSVSQVNPPGFLVHGFGNYHVGIHGPFGSELVNTSLLNLYFLDSGDRELVNGVKTYGWIKESQLIWLSATSRELQQNLHAPALAFFHIPIPEVRDLWYTSFKGHYQEGVACSSVNSGVLSTLASMGDVKGVFLGHDHLNDFCGGLKGIWFCYGGGFGYHAYGIPHWPRRARMIYIELKNEQRSWTEVESIQTWKLLDDEKLSKIDEQVLWRCSEDDLYHNVYL from the exons ATGTCGATGAgctcctcctgcctcctctctctccttctcccctGCCTGCTCtccttcgtcctcctccgcctcccctccaCCTTGCtggaccccgccgccgccgtcccccgcGTCAAGAGGTCCCCGCCCCTCCCTCTCCGCTTCCGCCATGACGGCGCCTTCAAGATCCTTCAG GTGGCGGACATGCACTTCGGCAACGGCGCCGCCACACGCTGCCGGGACGTGGCgccggagctcggcggcgcgcgctgCTCCGACCTCAACACCACGCGGTTCCTGCGGCGGCTCATCGAGGCAGAGCGGCCCGACCTTATAGTCTTCACTG GGGACAACATATTTGGGAGCAGTGCAACCGATGCAGCAGAATCACTACTCAGAGCAATTAACCCTGCTGTGGAGTACAAGGTACCATGGGCTGCCATATTAGGGAATCATGACCAGGAATCCACAATGACCCGAGCAGAACTGATGACATTCTTGTCTTTGATGGATTACTCAGTATCTCAAGTAAATCCTCCTGGATTTTTGGTACATGGGTTTGGCAATTATCATGTTGGCATCCATGGACCATTTGGATCGGAGTTGGTGAACACCAGCCTCCTTAACCTGTACTTCCTGGATAGCGGGGATCGTGAACTCGTCAATGGAGTTAAAACTTATGGTTGGATCAAAGAATCTCAGCTAATTTGGCTCAGTGCTACTTCAAGAGAGCTTCAG CAAAATTTGCATGCCCCTGCATTGGCATTCTTCCACATCCCAATTCCAGAAGTCCGAGATCTGTGGTACACAAGTTTTAAGGGTCATTATCAGGAGGGAGTGGCTTGCTCATCAGTAAACTCGGGTGTCCTTAGCACCCTCGCCTCCATGGGAGATGTAAAAGGTGTCTTTCTTGGTCATGATCATCTTAATGATTTCTGTGGCGGCCTTAAAGGTATATGGTTCTGTTACGGTGGCGGCTTTGGTTACCATGCCTATGGAATACCTCATTGGCCGAGGAGAGCTCGTATGATTTATATTGAACTTAAGAACGAGCAGAGATCATGGACGGAAGTTGAGTCCATACAGACTTGGAAGCTGCTGGACGATGAAAAGCTTTCCAAAATCGATGAGCAGGTCCTGTGGAGATGCAGTGAAGACGATCTGTACCACAATGTCTACTTATAA
- the LOC100821872 gene encoding GATA transcription factor 20 yields MAQHDGKPYQPRRGPERPPSAPQPADDAALGASAVDHLAAAAAEAEAMNRFDEEHEQQEMEEEDEEEEEVEEEEMEEDDDDEAEGDGQLDGGGNGESVPMDAAAAAAAAAAAGVPLDPHGAMVAANAANASTNQLTLSFQGEVYVFDSVSPDKVQAVLLLLGGRELNPGLGAGSSSSTPYSKRLNFPHRVASLMRFREKRKERNFDKKIRYTVRKEVALRMQRNRGQFTSSKPKPDEATSELATPDGSPNWGSVEGRPPSAAECHHCGINAKNTPMMRRGPDGPRTLCNACGLMWANKGMLRDLAKSTPTPLQVMVSAPNDSNGNAVVAPAAEQENPTAVVTNGHESST; encoded by the exons ATGGCACAGCACGACGGCAAGCCGTATCAGCCGCGCCGGGGCCCTGAGCGCCCTCCTTCGGCCCCGCAGCCGGCGGACGACGCCGCGCTGGGTGCCAGCGCTGTGGACcacctcgcggcggcggcagccgaggcggaggcgatgAACAGGTTCGACGAGGAGCATGAGCAGCAGGaaatggaagaggaagacgaggaagaggaggaagtggaggaggaggagatggaggaggatgacgacgacgaggctGAGGGGGACGGGCAGCTggatggcggcggcaacggGGAGTCCGTCCCGATggacgctgccgccgcggccgctgcagctgccgcAGCGGGTGTGCCGTTGGACCCGCATGGGGCGATGGTCGCCGCGAACGCCGCGAACGCCTCGACCAACCAGCTCACCCTGTCGTTCCAGGGGGAGGTCTACGTTTTCGATTCTGTTTCCCCTGATAAG GTGCAAGCGGTACTTTTGCTGCTCGGCGGAAGGGAGCTGAACCCAGGCTTGGGTGCCGGATCATCTTCATCAACGCCTTACAGTAAG AGGTTGAATTTTCCACACCGGGTGGCATCGTTGATGAGGTTTAGGGAGAAGCGGAAAGAGCGGAACTTCGATAAGAAGATCCGGTATACCGTTCGGAAGGAGGTTGCGCTAAG GATGCAGCGCAATAGAGGTCAGTTTACATCTTCAAAACCAAAGCCTGATGAAGCAACATCAGAATTGGCAACTCCAGATGGCTCCCCAAATTGGGGATCTGTGGAAGGTCGGCCTCCGTCTGCTGCTGA GTGCCATCATTGTGGTATTAATGCAAAGAATACACCTATGATGCGTCGTGGACCTGATGGGCCAAGAACATTATGCAATGCTTGCGGTCTCATGTGGGCCAATAAG GGCATGTTGAGGGATCTAGCAAAATCTACTCCCACTCCTCTTCAGGTTATGGTATCAGCTCCAAATGATAGT AATGGAAATGCTGTTGTAGCACCTGCCGCTGAACAAGAAAATCCCACAGCAGTGGTCACCAATGGTCATGAGTCTTCAACATGA
- the LOC100840400 gene encoding zinc finger CCHC domain-containing protein 10: MSGNDSQAAADRIKAQALSNAKGLSRAQAERAAEAAARNVNAYGQKEEGPSRWQERKEAKRQMYLMSTEKAVKLGVRPNAMPTSSAGGQCQKCFQPGHWTYECKNERVYISRPSRTEQLKNPRLKKAWLPASSQFVNPDLEKEMEEERKLMKEKLKKEKSERRKVKSKVKSKRKHRASVSDSDSDSESSATGSEYSSESGSSSDSSSDSEDNKKRRRKTKQKKRRHRRDSTSSSSSESESDSDSDSDDKGSRRKSKRRSDKRRT, translated from the coding sequence ATGTCTGGAAATGATTCTCAGGCTGCAGCTGATCGAATAAAGGCACAGGCCTTATCGAACGCTAAGGGATTGAGCAGGGCTCAAGCTGAACGCGCAGCGGAAGCTGCTGCTCGCAATGTCAATGCTTATGGGCAGAAGGAAGAGGGGCCAAGCCGCTGGCAGGAGAGGAAGGAAGCCAAGAGGCAGATGTATTTGATGAGTACGGAGAAGGCTGTGAAACTGGGTGTGAGACCAAATGCTATGCCAACTTCTTCTGCTGGTGGCCAATGTCAGAAGTGCTTCCAGCCTGGTCATTGGACATACGAGTGCAAGAATGAACGGGTCTACATCTCGCGTCCCTCGAGGACAGAGCAGCTTAAGAATCCCAGGTTGAAGAAGGCGTGGCTACCAGCTTCCTCTCAATTTGTGAACCCTGATCTCGagaaggagatggaggaggaaaGGAAGCTGATGAAAGAGAAGCTGAAGAAGGAAAAGTCTGAAAGAAGGAAGGTAAAGAGTAAGGTGAAGAGCAAGAGGAAACATCGTGCTTCGGTGTCTGATTCTGACTCCGATTCTGAATCATCAGCGACTGGCTCTGAGTATTCTTCTGAAAGCGGCAGTTCAAGTGACAGTTCCTCAGACTCGGAGGACAACAAGAAGCGTCGACGTAAAACCAAGCAGAAGAAGCGAAGGCACCGAAGGGACAgcacgtcgtcgtcgtcctctgAATCTGAATCTGACTCGGATTCTGACTCTGATGACAAGGGCAGCCGAAGGAAGAGTAAAAGGCGCAGCGACAAGCGCCGAACCTGA